A single genomic interval of Microbulbifer variabilis harbors:
- a CDS encoding CmcJ/NvfI family oxidoreductase, translating to MPGATLQSSTPGLMRASINYADPSAELVYDQRHTGPGPASLIDQVIPHLVTVHDGRQLQAAGETFRLDEQGFELVVPSLGIDLHQLDDTLKALDSNKPSANSTVLSPESRDTLIRTQWYPAIERWLAAYLGADQVVTFDHTLRAQTKADAIAEQSRSRRAPVKIAHNDYTPWSAQRQLKQTLPEYGLNPDDFPRFKFVNLWLPLLHRVEESPLAMADLRSVEAADFHKMRLIYPEREGQISVISSNPQHRWVWFSGMRPGEGLLLRVFDSEHSDVITGSPHSAFDLPESENAPRRTSLEIRTIALFKH from the coding sequence ATGCCAGGCGCGACTCTGCAATCATCGACACCGGGCTTAATGCGGGCAAGTATCAACTACGCAGACCCCAGCGCAGAGCTGGTCTACGACCAACGCCATACAGGCCCCGGCCCCGCTAGCCTGATCGATCAGGTAATCCCCCACCTGGTGACAGTTCATGACGGCAGGCAACTGCAGGCTGCGGGGGAGACCTTCCGTTTGGACGAACAGGGGTTTGAGCTGGTAGTGCCCAGCCTCGGTATCGACCTGCACCAGCTGGATGACACTTTAAAAGCGCTGGATAGCAACAAGCCTTCAGCCAATAGCACAGTGCTTTCGCCAGAATCCCGAGACACCTTGATCCGTACTCAGTGGTATCCGGCGATTGAGCGATGGCTGGCTGCTTATTTGGGGGCGGACCAGGTTGTGACCTTCGATCACACGCTGCGCGCTCAGACTAAAGCAGACGCCATCGCTGAGCAGAGCCGCAGTCGCCGCGCCCCGGTAAAAATCGCGCACAACGATTACACGCCCTGGTCTGCCCAGCGCCAGCTCAAGCAGACGCTACCGGAATACGGCTTAAATCCGGACGATTTTCCCCGGTTTAAGTTTGTGAACTTGTGGCTGCCGCTGCTGCATCGGGTTGAAGAGTCCCCCCTGGCTATGGCGGATCTGCGCAGCGTGGAAGCAGCGGATTTCCACAAAATGCGCCTGATTTATCCAGAGCGGGAGGGGCAGATTTCTGTCATCAGCTCCAACCCTCAACACCGCTGGGTTTGGTTTAGTGGTATGCGCCCCGGCGAAGGGTTGCTACTGCGGGTTTTTGATAGCGAACACAGCGATGTGATTACCGGCAGTCCCCATAGCGCCTTCGACTTACCGGAAAGCGAAAATGCTCCCCGGCGTACCAGCCTGGAAATTCGCACTATCGCGTTGTTTAAACATTAA
- a CDS encoding aldehyde dehydrogenase family protein translates to MNKTLNSTDPLNNEVIGSVAICYEDDLKGLLQQAKQAQVEWGKKSIQQRVQLVQQAYKQLEPIQAKLAKLISREMGKDARRASYEAGGAIHSGPWLAGDSGEALRSQRQGNSEIQYRPLGVVAVISPWNYPLAMANNLIVPALIAGNSVILKPSEETPLVADLLVKTLNQSLPSGVLQIAHGDGKTGEALVKADINMVAFTGSRATGQAIMANAAPKLKRLIMELGGNDPMLVLASADIHRAAQFAVASSFENAGQMCTSTERVYVDERIADPFEQAVVAIAKNYRTGGWPEGDVDIGPLVNPRQHQKVVRHIHDAIEKGATLLLGEKSPELPFIPPTVISGIKPGMQLEDEETFGPVVAIDRFSTIEEGIHRANDSVYGLGAVVFGKADVQEVANQLQAGMIGINQGAGGTPWVGAKQSGFGYHGGAEGHRQFAQLTLINH, encoded by the coding sequence ATGAATAAAACCCTGAACTCAACAGATCCTTTAAATAACGAAGTTATCGGTAGCGTCGCTATTTGTTATGAAGACGATTTAAAAGGATTGCTGCAGCAGGCAAAGCAGGCACAGGTTGAGTGGGGCAAAAAATCCATTCAGCAGCGTGTACAGCTTGTACAACAAGCCTATAAGCAGCTTGAACCCATACAGGCGAAATTGGCAAAACTGATCAGCCGTGAGATGGGCAAAGATGCGCGGCGGGCCAGCTACGAGGCGGGTGGTGCCATCCACAGTGGCCCCTGGTTGGCCGGAGATTCCGGTGAGGCCCTGCGCAGCCAGCGCCAGGGTAATAGTGAAATTCAATATCGTCCGTTGGGCGTGGTCGCGGTTATTTCCCCCTGGAATTACCCTCTGGCGATGGCCAATAACCTGATCGTACCGGCACTGATTGCCGGCAACAGCGTGATTTTAAAACCCTCCGAAGAAACCCCTCTGGTTGCAGACCTACTGGTAAAAACTCTGAACCAATCGCTGCCCAGCGGAGTATTACAGATTGCCCATGGAGATGGAAAAACCGGAGAAGCCCTGGTCAAAGCGGACATCAATATGGTTGCTTTCACCGGCTCCCGTGCAACCGGCCAGGCCATCATGGCCAATGCCGCTCCCAAGTTAAAGCGCCTGATCATGGAATTGGGCGGCAATGATCCCATGCTGGTTTTGGCCAGCGCCGATATTCACCGCGCCGCACAATTCGCCGTGGCTTCCAGCTTTGAAAATGCCGGACAAATGTGCACTTCAACTGAACGTGTTTATGTAGACGAGCGTATCGCGGACCCGTTTGAACAAGCGGTGGTTGCCATTGCAAAAAATTATCGCACCGGTGGTTGGCCAGAAGGGGATGTCGATATAGGGCCATTGGTCAATCCCCGTCAGCATCAAAAAGTGGTTCGGCATATTCATGACGCCATAGAGAAGGGCGCAACGCTTTTGCTGGGAGAAAAATCCCCCGAGCTTCCTTTTATTCCTCCCACGGTCATCAGTGGTATCAAACCGGGTATGCAACTTGAGGACGAGGAAACTTTTGGCCCGGTAGTCGCAATAGACCGGTTCAGCACCATTGAAGAGGGGATTCACAGAGCCAACGACTCTGTATACGGCTTGGGCGCCGTGGTATTTGGCAAAGCAGATGTCCAGGAAGTCGCGAATCAACTACAGGCGGGCATGATTGGTATTAACCAGGGGGCCGGTGGAACACCATGGGTAGGTGCCAAACAGAGTGGTTTTGGCTACCACGGCGGGGCTGAGGGACACCGACAATTTGCCCAGCTCACCCTTATTAATCATTAA
- a CDS encoding prolyl hydroxylase family protein codes for MNPSTEANNSLEQDFFIIAREPGAEHPALPTWAARLANPASLKGNAPSLVQRREIAEVPGAFQLLNVFSSEECQRLIDITENIGYLPDAAVSLPREVRHNDSLTWVVDETTERLIWQRCSAFMQDPNGYFEGREPVGLNQRFRFYRYGEGDYFQFHTDGAWPGSRIIDGQLVANGFPDRFSEMTFLVLLSEDFDGGATRFRVNADNPYQQPSRHSMMDIDVKTPAGSVLCFPHGMHPLHRIHSSTAITRGIKYIIRTDILFLQD; via the coding sequence ATGAACCCATCAACTGAGGCCAACAACAGCCTTGAGCAGGATTTCTTTATTATCGCCAGGGAACCCGGTGCGGAGCATCCTGCTCTGCCCACCTGGGCCGCACGACTGGCAAACCCAGCCTCACTAAAGGGTAACGCCCCGTCTTTGGTTCAGCGCAGAGAAATTGCCGAGGTGCCCGGCGCTTTTCAATTACTCAATGTATTTTCCAGTGAGGAATGCCAGCGCCTCATCGATATCACTGAAAATATCGGTTATCTGCCAGATGCCGCCGTTTCTTTGCCCAGGGAGGTACGCCATAACGACAGCCTTACCTGGGTAGTAGATGAAACTACCGAACGGCTAATCTGGCAGCGGTGCAGCGCTTTTATGCAGGACCCCAATGGCTACTTTGAAGGGCGGGAGCCAGTGGGACTCAATCAGCGTTTTCGCTTTTATCGTTATGGCGAAGGTGATTACTTTCAATTTCACACCGATGGAGCCTGGCCGGGCAGCCGAATCATAGATGGCCAGTTGGTCGCTAATGGTTTTCCAGACCGTTTTAGCGAAATGACTTTTCTAGTTTTACTCAGTGAAGATTTTGACGGCGGCGCCACACGTTTTCGTGTCAATGCAGATAACCCCTACCAACAGCCCAGCCGGCACTCCATGATGGATATTGATGTAAAAACCCCCGCTGGATCCGTACTGTGTTTCCCCCATGGTATGCACCCCTTGCATAGGATCCACAGCTCAACGGCAATTAC